One Candidatus Binatus sp. genomic region harbors:
- a CDS encoding TetR/AcrR family transcriptional regulator, with protein sequence MLSPVRKTPARVAPPSRRRGTLDQVLIDAAMDLFASYGYRGTSLARIARAAGVTKGALYWHFADKEAFFLAVVAKVLGEWNLAFGDAASARTAHEFRAEFLRMFDTMAALNEKNPWVSRLLLIIALESHKIGPRVLRAMRKANLDGFATFRKFVAHGQALGEFDAGLDTQWAATQIFSSYLGSAMLWYLHGPRFDLRKSLRRQGREFLRQWSVAK encoded by the coding sequence ATGTTGTCACCGGTTCGCAAAACCCCGGCGCGAGTAGCTCCGCCCTCGCGGCGGCGCGGCACGCTCGACCAGGTGCTGATTGACGCCGCGATGGATCTGTTCGCGTCGTACGGTTATCGCGGCACCTCGCTCGCGCGCATCGCTCGCGCCGCCGGCGTGACCAAGGGCGCCCTCTACTGGCATTTCGCGGACAAAGAGGCGTTTTTTCTCGCGGTCGTCGCGAAAGTGCTCGGCGAATGGAACCTGGCGTTCGGCGATGCCGCCTCGGCCCGCACCGCGCATGAGTTCCGCGCCGAGTTCCTCAGGATGTTCGACACGATGGCGGCGCTCAACGAAAAGAATCCGTGGGTTAGCCGGCTGCTGCTGATCATCGCGCTCGAATCGCACAAGATCGGACCGCGCGTGCTGCGCGCGATGCGCAAGGCCAACCTCGACGGCTTCGCAACCTTCCGCAAGTTCGTCGCCCACGGCCAGGCGCTCGGCGAATTCGACGCCGGTCTCGACACGCAATGGGCCGCGACGCAGATTTTTTCGAGCTACCTGGGTTCCGCGATGCTATGGTATCTGCACGGGCCGCGTTTCGATCTCCGCAAATCGCTACGCCGCCAGGGGCGCGAGTTCCTGCGCCAATGGAGTGTCGCAAAATGA
- a CDS encoding helix-turn-helix domain-containing protein: MATEAKYTLPRVMTVKELSEYLRVHPSTIYKLLRRGELPGFRIGTDWRFNAEVIDRWCLERNMKAPDDSLHNN, encoded by the coding sequence ATGGCCACGGAAGCGAAATACACACTGCCCCGCGTGATGACTGTCAAAGAGCTGTCGGAATATTTGCGGGTGCATCCTTCGACCATTTACAAGCTGCTGCGTCGCGGCGAGTTGCCAGGTTTCAGGATTGGCACCGACTGGCGCTTTAACGCTGAAGTGATCGATCGATGGTGCCTCGAGCGCAACATGAAGGCGCCCGACGACTCCTTGCACAATAACTAG
- a CDS encoding DUF309 domain-containing protein: protein MTEIDTHFLSGVEQFNSGEFFEAHEEMEEAMNLLEDDTRDWDFYRGMLRASVANHKLGQGDVAGAQLHLRAALKFLEPYPDRHRGIRLREFRSALTAELSRLESSATGIEPPRIEMTG, encoded by the coding sequence ATGACCGAGATCGATACGCATTTCCTGAGCGGCGTCGAGCAGTTCAATAGCGGCGAATTTTTCGAAGCGCACGAAGAGATGGAAGAAGCGATGAACCTGCTCGAGGACGACACCCGCGACTGGGACTTCTACCGCGGGATGCTGCGCGCGTCGGTGGCGAATCACAAGCTCGGGCAAGGCGACGTCGCAGGCGCACAGTTGCATCTCCGCGCGGCGCTCAAATTCCTCGAACCTTATCCCGATCGCCATCGCGGGATTCGGCTCCGCGAATTTCGGAGCGCGTTGACGGCGGAACTCTCGCGCCTCGAATCCAGCGCAACCGGCATCGAGCCGCCGCGAATCGAGATGACAGGTTGA
- the yihA gene encoding ribosome biogenesis GTP-binding protein YihA/YsxC, which produces MPRLAAEFVTSAFALSGWPRWNRAEIALAGRSNVGKSSLLNAIANTKGLARTSKTPGRTRCLNFFAVGDSIAICDLPGFGYAKMGHDEARKIAAMMNEYIEGRDNLAAIAILVDCRRGPRDEELALAEGARARGVDVIPIATKCDKLKRSERAAAIRRFDSMGIAPILCSATSAEGIDELRRRILALKRRTTEDRIET; this is translated from the coding sequence ATGCCTCGACTTGCCGCAGAATTCGTTACCTCCGCGTTCGCGCTCAGCGGATGGCCGCGATGGAATCGCGCCGAAATCGCACTCGCCGGACGCTCGAATGTCGGCAAGAGTTCGCTGCTAAACGCGATCGCCAACACCAAGGGACTCGCGCGAACGAGCAAGACGCCGGGGCGGACGCGATGCCTCAATTTTTTCGCCGTCGGCGACTCGATCGCGATCTGCGATTTGCCCGGTTTCGGTTACGCGAAGATGGGACACGACGAGGCGCGCAAAATCGCCGCGATGATGAACGAATATATCGAAGGCCGCGACAACCTGGCGGCGATCGCGATCCTGGTCGATTGCCGGCGCGGACCTCGGGACGAAGAACTCGCGCTGGCCGAGGGCGCGCGCGCTCGCGGTGTCGATGTGATTCCGATCGCCACCAAGTGCGACAAGTTAAAACGCTCCGAGCGCGCCGCCGCAATCAGGCGCTTCGACTCGATGGGCATCGCGCCGATTCTATGCTCGGCCACTTCGGCCGAGGGAATCGACGAACTCCGCCGGCGCATCCTCGCGCTGAAGCGGCGTACAACTGAGGACCGCATCGAAACGTGA
- a CDS encoding glycosyltransferase family A protein yields MTADVSVIIPTYNRSAMVLEAVESVLGQTHASFGLIVVDDGSTDGTFEELSRINEQRMRVVRIANGGPAAARNHGVAIANAPMIAFLDSDDLWMPQKLERQLAFMRAHHDCAISQTDEIWMRGGRRVNPGLRHRKRAGDIFVDSLRTCLISPSAMIMRIELFRSLGGFNEIMRAAEDYDLWLRILMNHPVGLLDEALVTRRAGHPGQLSATIPAIDRFRILALTKLLADERLVGERRFATAAVLREKCGIYAGGLTRRGEIARAKFYDNVREGALAWSERPDSELPRAIETMRAMLTNKAAQSVIPSKARNPVSSINA; encoded by the coding sequence ATGACGGCTGACGTTTCGGTAATCATTCCAACTTACAATCGCAGCGCGATGGTGCTCGAGGCGGTCGAGTCGGTTCTCGGGCAAACGCACGCGTCGTTCGGGTTGATCGTCGTCGACGACGGCTCGACCGATGGCACGTTCGAGGAGCTGTCGCGAATCAACGAGCAGCGAATGCGCGTCGTGCGAATCGCGAACGGCGGGCCGGCCGCCGCGCGCAATCACGGCGTCGCGATCGCGAATGCGCCGATGATCGCGTTTCTCGATTCCGACGATCTCTGGATGCCGCAAAAGCTCGAACGCCAACTCGCCTTCATGCGCGCTCATCATGATTGTGCGATATCGCAGACCGACGAAATCTGGATGCGCGGCGGTCGCCGCGTGAATCCCGGACTTAGGCATCGGAAGCGCGCGGGCGATATTTTTGTCGATTCGCTGCGCACCTGCCTGATCAGTCCGTCGGCAATGATCATGCGCATCGAATTGTTTCGATCGCTCGGCGGTTTCAACGAAATCATGCGCGCGGCCGAGGACTACGACCTGTGGCTCAGGATCTTGATGAATCACCCTGTGGGTCTGCTCGACGAAGCGCTCGTCACGCGGCGCGCCGGCCATCCGGGCCAGTTATCGGCAACGATTCCCGCTATCGATCGATTCAGAATTCTCGCGCTGACGAAGTTGCTCGCGGATGAGCGACTGGTCGGCGAACGGCGATTCGCGACGGCGGCGGTGCTCCGCGAGAAGTGCGGAATCTACGCGGGCGGCCTCACCCGCAGAGGCGAAATCGCGCGCGCGAAGTTTTACGACAATGTTCGCGAAGGTGCGCTCGCGTGGAGCGAGCGGCCCGATTCAGAACTGCCGCGCGCAATCGAAACGATGCGCGCCATGCTCACAAACAAAGCAGCTCAATCCGTCATTCCGAGCAAAGCGAGGAATCCCGTTTCCTCGATCAACGCATAA